In Onychostoma macrolepis isolate SWU-2019 chromosome 06, ASM1243209v1, whole genome shotgun sequence, one DNA window encodes the following:
- the c06h17orf67 gene encoding uncharacterized protein C17orf67 homolog, whose product MKMKLLVCLFCVVLLTFCTDASPIIKESFAKQLLRTKRQKPGHPDEPMREHMLHMQRLEQRARETSMEHWMNPHCFPRCDRNYGYPV is encoded by the exons atgaaaatgaagctgTTGGTATGCCTTTTTTGCGTGGTCTTATTGACCTTCTGCACTG ATGCAAGCCCCATCATTAAGGAGAGTTTTGCAAAGCAGCTGCTCCGCACCAAGAGACAGAAGCCTGGACACCCTGATGAACCTATGAGG GAACACATGCTGCATATGCAGAGGCTGGAGCAGAGGGCTCGAGAGACCAGCATGGAGCATTGGATGAACCCTCATTGCTTCCCTCGCTGTGACCGCAATTACGGCTACCCTGTGTAA